In Neofelis nebulosa isolate mNeoNeb1 chromosome 13, mNeoNeb1.pri, whole genome shotgun sequence, the genomic stretch GCCTGCTAcacagtaaacattcaataaaaatcAGCTCCACAATTAACAATAGATTAAAACAATGAACAAGAATACTTGAACCCACAATGAGGAGAAAATCTTCAAAGTAATTTCCTAGAGTGTGTATTTAAATACAAAGTCTGAGCTCACAGAGAGCAGCAAGGGACTCTGCATTTTCTGGGTCTATCCTCTGGGCCCAAGCGTAGAACTCAGCAGcttgcctcttttctccctccagcTTATAAACAAACCCCAGGGCACATAAACTCTGCACATCTGAAGCATCGTGACTAAGTCTCTTGACAGCCAATTTCTTCAGAGCACTTGTTAGTTTGGTCCGGAGGAGTGACCGGTCTCTAAGCTTCAAGGCCTCTACATAATGGTGGATGGCAGTACTTTCTGATTTACAGTGAAATTCCTGAAAGCGGCCATAGTAATAGTGGATCTGATGTCTGTGATCATCAATTATGTTCTCCAGGTGAAGGGCTTTCTGGAAAACGTCTTCAGCCTTGCTATACTGGCCTCCCTCGGCGTACATGTTGGCCAGGTCCGTGTAGGCAAACGCAAACGTGGAGTCTCGTTCCACAGCTGCTTTGAAATGAGAGAGAGCCATCGCAATAAGCCTGTCGACTCTCAGTTTATCCTCCCCTTTAGGCCTGTTGCACGTGTCCTTCTTGACCTGGATCATTTGTGCCCTATAGCAGAGTCCCATCTGGTGATGCAGGAACGAGGACGTGGGCGTCGCCTTCAAGCCCTTTTTCAAAAGTCCAAGAGCTTCGTCCcaggatttttttctcctgtagaaTTTGGCTGCATAACGAAGGACGTAAGGttgggaagctatctggtccaGGATTTCTTCAACGTACCTTTCCCCTTCAGCTTCTGCACGTACATCTTGAAGCTTCAGCGCCAGTAAAACCTTCATGTAGGCGTTATCTGGGTTCAGGGTGACAGCCTTCCTAAGCGGGCCCAGAGACAAGCTCCTTGCAGGCCCTCCTCTGTTACCGTCATCCAGCCGATAGACCGTGATGGCGTAGCCAATGCTGAATTCTGGATTGTCAGGTTCCACTTCCAGAGCCTTCTCAAAAGCCGCTTTAGCCTTCTGGTAATACTTTCCTCCAAATTTCAAGAATGCCCACCCTTTTTCACATTCAATCTCAGGACTCTCCAACTTGTAGTCAGAAGGACTGGACCGTTTCTTGCAGACGGCCCCTATCTTGTCTAAATGCCTCTGTGCCTCCTTAAGCTGGTCCATGTGATAGTACACCCAGGCATAGTTTCCCCAAGTGACCAGACGCCGTATTTCTTCTTTGTCCGGGTGTTCTCTCCAGGTTATGTCTTCTGCTTGTTCCAAGCACGCCAGGGCATCTTCATTTTGCCCTTTTAGGTGTTTCACATAGGCCAATAGGTTGTAAAGAGTGAGTCTGGATTCTGTGGTGAGAAACTCAAGCTGCTGCCCGATTGTATTTTCCACATCAAACAGAATGTCTTCCTTAAGTAAATTCCATGTAAAGTGACATTCCAACTCTAACAGAATGGCCTTCAGGGGGTCCTTAGGCATTTCACTGTCAAAGATAAAgtcgtttttaaatttttgaagaactgAATCATTGTTTAAACCTCTAACACTGTTCTCTGCTTAGCAACCAAACCAGTCTTCTACTGGAATTTACACTTGAAGCACTGGGCCCCTGTAACTTTATATTGGTTTCCTCTGGGTCCAGTTACATTctagaaatatttcattaaattctcaTTGCAAAGCCAGTTCTGAAAGACAGCAGGGTTTTCTGCATCACAGGGTATCAATTTCCTTTTGGCAGTCACTAGCCCCCAGGTaccacctattttctttttttaactttatttatttttgagagagagcaagagccagggaggggcagagagagaatccctagcaggctccgcagcactgttagtgcagagcccaacgcagggctcaaactcatgacctgagctgaaatcaagagtcggatgtgtaaccaactgagccacccacacgtcAGTACTGGGCATATTTTTACAGAGAGGaatttatgattatgattatgattttttaaatgtttatttttgagagagagagagagagagagagagagagagggcataagagggggagggacagagagacagagacagagacagaggatctgaagcaggctctgccctgacagcagtgagcctgacgtggggcccaaactcacacatcatgagatcatgactaagctgaagttggacactcaaccaactgagctactcaggcgcccctacagagacaaatttagggacgcctgggtggctcagttggttaagcatctgactttggctcaggtcatgatcttgtggttcacaaatttgagccctgtgttgggctctgtggtgacagcccagagcctggagcctgcttcaaattctgtgtctccctctctctctgcccctcccctgctcgtgttctgtctctgtctcaaaatcaatcaatcaatcagagaggaatttaaatgttttgtctaacagcttgaaaattaaaaataatagatctATAAACAGTAACGAatataaaaattccatttctgcATTATGagtaggaagggagagaagaatatgtgagaaataagaaaaagaagttcactggaggagacacagaagccatatcaatgtatcattttttttaattttttttcaacgttttttatttatttttgggacagagagagacagagcatgaacgggggaggggcagagagagggggagacacagaatcggaaacaggctccaggctctgagccatcagcccagagcctgacgcggggctcgaactcacggaccgcgagatcgtgacctggctgaagtcggacgcttaaccgactgcgccacccaggcgcccctcaatgtatCATttttgaggaggaaggaagaaagcgaGGGAGAgcgggatggggtggggtgggaaaccCCAGGGAGAGAAAGGCCCAGAAACAGACAGGAACAGGTATACCAAGAGATGAGGAAAGCATGATTTGAGATAGATAACAAGGAGAGCAGCAGAGAGTTCAagaaagatggggaggggcacctgggtggctcagtcggttgagcctctgactttggctcaggtcatgatctcacagcttgtgagttcaagcccagcgctgggctctgtgctgacagctcggagcctggagcctgcttcggattctgtgtctccctctctgcccctaacccactcgcattctgtctctctctcaaaaataaataaacattaaaaaaaaattttttttaaaaagaaagatcgGGAAAGGACAAAAGGAGGGTGGGTAATGTGTAGGTTTTGCTGTCAAATCCCACAACCTTCTGGCCTCTCGGGTTGTGGGCAACAATAAAGACTAAGACCTATTATTAACTCATCAGCTCCCTCAATAttcacttcataaatatttgctgagctcCCTTTGTACAACGCACAGTGTAACTCTGCAGAGCCCATTGGAAACATGATCTCAGAAactaggaagaggaagaggaaaggaagggctAGGAAATACTTATTCATTAGGGACAGCCTTCTCTGTGCGAGATCTCGTCAATAACCCTGGGGATGTAACCCTGAGCGAGACACAGCTCTGCTCATGGAGAGCTTATGTTATAAGTCACTGGTCAGTTACAGCTTAGCATTCCAACCAAGGTCTGTGAAAGTGACCCAGGAAGTGCACACAGTCCAGTGCTGTGGACATCTGTGGTTCTGGCTTGGTGAGGATCCCttctcttggttttcctttctggaaCATGCTCTCCCTCTACTCTCAGTCCATGTGATTTGAGATGGGCCGTCCACCATTCACTCCAATCTGGGAAGGCGCAAGATATTCCAGCCGTTCCCTGGTCCCAGTGATTCACTCAGAGGTAGTCCAATTAAGATATAATTTtgctgaggggcgcctaggtagcttagtctgttaagcatctgacttcaggtcatgatctcacagttggtgaggtcgagccccacgttgggctctgtgctgacagctcggagcctggaccctgcttcggattctgcgtctccctgtctctctgcccctcgccagctggtgctcgctttctctctcaataatagatgaataaacaaatacataatattatatgtaattaatattaatacaatataataatatataaaatttgtattatatataattagtattaatcagtataattaatatatgcaacatgtaattataattaattgTAATACTTATATatgattaatatataatttaaatatatattaatatatattagttcatatatatattttaatatatatataattttactgaAACTAGGTCTCTTCCTTCTGAAAAGTGTAAGCTGGTAGAATATAAGCTTGGAGCTGCTAGTGGCCATCTTTCCAGACTTAGGGACAGCCTACCTGAGAAGGGATCTAACACAGCAGAAAGCAGAGCTCAGACAGGAGGAAGGACAGACGGCTTATGCCAGTGACTAAAGAGTCTTGCCTGGATCACCCTGTCTACCCCTGAACTTCTGTTTACTTAAAGACCTagctctctctcctttgtttaAGCTGGTTTGAATTAGGTTTCTACTGTCTGCAACTGATGAAATCCTGAGTAATATTcctagttttatttgtttgttttgctgatggtggtggtgagacAGTCAAGAAAGACATTCTACATCTACTACTGGCCATAATTAAGAAATtcgcagaaaaaaaaattccttaaatctTCTCTCAAACAGAGAAGTTCCCTGCTTAcgtgtgtgtatttctgtttctgttgcaCACGGGATCCCCACCCTcttgtatgtaaaatataaaccTATTTGTACAAATGTTTATGGGAACTACAGGATTATTTCCATCAAAACATTTGTTGACCACCTCATGTCACACATGCCAGGCAGTATCCTAGTTGTATCCTAGATATAGTAGTGAGCGAGTAAGTTAGAAAAAGGCCCTTTCCTCATGGTAATTTCATtctggaagaggagggaacaaAAGGAGgcgaaagaaaagaaacatggaaacaaatcaatatggaaacaaatggaaagtatAATTCCAGATAGTGataagtgttaaaaagaaaaaaataatcagagtaATGGTATTAAGAGGTGGTGGTTGGAGACGGGGGGAGGTACTTTAGTTATGATTGTGAAGAAATAGCCCTTGTAAAAAGGGGCAATTGAAATAATCAGATCCCAACAGTGGAACAGAAGCAGTCATAGAAGATCTGAGGGCAGAATGGTCTAAGCCACTGCTTCTCTACCAGGGTGCTTTTGCTCCCGGGAGACATTTGGTAATGTCTGGAGACAATCTGGTTGTCACACTGGGTGGGTcaagaccagggatgctgctgactATCCTGCAGTGCACGGGTAGGTCCCAGTCACCGtgaattatccagcccaaaatgtcaatcatgctgaggttgagaaaccctggttgGGGCTGAGGgaccagcaagtgcaaaggccctgatgTGGGAACAGACTTGGAGTGTTCAggggacagaaggaagaagggTTAAGTGGAAGGTGAGGCATGGCAGTAGCAGGAACAGAAGGTGCAGGCTTGCAGTCCATGACAAGGAATATTAATTTTACAATAATTCGAATGGGAAGCCATTACAGGGAGATTTTTAAGTAGGGAAATGATAATGTTTGATACAGGCCTAAAAGATGtccctctgggggcacctggtggctcagtctgttgagcgtccaactcttgatctcagctcaggtcttgatctcagggttgtgagttcaggccctgtgttgggctgttgggctctgcactgggcatggagcctactaaaaaacaagataaaacaaaaaacaaaacactaaatgtatatatatatatatatatatatatatatatatatatatatatatatctcagcatcatttacattagccaaattatggaagcagcccaagtgtccattgatagatgaatggataaagatgtggatacatatacaatggaatattactcatccataaaaaaggatgcaatcttgccatttgcaacaacatgggtggacctagagagtataatgctaagtgaaataagtcagagacagacaaataccatacgatttcactcatatgtgaaatttaagaaacaaatgaacaaaaaaaagactcttttttaaaatgtttatttattttgagagagacagagagagcaacgCATGCACgagtgagggaaggggaaagagagaaggcgacagagaatctcaagcaggctccccaatcagcatgaagcctgatgtgggcctcaatcccatgaccgcgagatcatgatctaaggCAATATCAAgcgttggacactcaactgactaagccacccaggtgccccccaaaaccagactcttaaatacagagaacaaactggtggttgccagaggggaggtaggtgaggggatgggtgaagtagatttaaaaaaagggaaaaggaaaaaaaatccatgatatTATGGAAGCCtaaggaagaaatatttatttcaggaaGGAGAGATGGATGTTCGATACGTACAATGACTCTAAGAGGTTGAGTGATTGAGGACAGAGAAGAGATCACTGGGCTGGAGCAAAGCTGTGGGGAACCCTGATGGGCATTTTACTAAAAAGGTAGGGATGAAAACATTACTAgttgggcggggggggtggggtgggggtggacaatGGGAGGTGGAATAGTGGATACGGGGAATAGAGGTCGCTCCTTTCAAGGAATTTTACTATTAAGGGAATAGACAAATAGAGCTACATCTGGAGGGGGGTTGGCGGAActgtcaaaaacatttttaatcatgAAATTTTTAATGACTTAATGATATGCCCGTGGGAATGATCCAGTATCAAGGGAGAAAATGACGCTTGTAGGAGAGAGGTGGGGATAACTGCGAGAAAGATGGAACATGAAGCAGAAGTGAAGCTACACAATGTTAATACATCTTTATCTCCAGACTCAGACTCCTAACCGTGGTCGCcatgcctttcttcatctgtcCTGTGTCTACTTCTATAGCCTCATTTTGTACAATCTCCTCTCCTTCATTGCCCTCCAGTCATACTGgcctttaaaaaagtttctttccTCTGCCAGGTCTGTATCCTCAGGGCATCTGCACCTGCTTTTTACACCCTCAGTCTCTGAACTCTTCCTAAGAGAGGTCTAGGGATTGCTCACTCTCATGATTCTGGTCTTGGCTCAAATGTGAGGTCTTCCAAGAGGGGTATCTCTGACCACTCTAGCTAACACTGCACCCCTGCCTTGCCAGCCACCCTACAGTATAGTATTTCTCATTTTCCTGTCCTGCATAGCAGGAGAAGAGTGCTTTGAATCAAATAAGAGACTGAGGCTTTACAGTGAATCGACCAAGTCTTTAGGAATTGTGAAGGGGCTGCCTTAATTAGCCAAAAGTGACAGAAGAGTTAGAGAACTGGATTAGTGGCACAACGAGTAGTAGTAATTGGACAGATAAAAAACCATTTCATATTTACAACCAAATATACTATTCCATGAACAGTTTTCCAACTTTTATAGAAACTAAATTTAATCCTTAGTGACTTAATATTATCTTTAGTACACATTTAAGTTAATTTgcaattaatttcaattttatatatttttttatgtttattctcaCTCTccgtgtatatacatacacaccaatATACAGGTCCCACACTTTAGTGACTACAGGTTCTAGCCAGAGCTTGCCCACAGAAAGTCTTGCCATGATGGAGATGTTCTTATCCATGCTCTGCAATATGATGGACACTAGCCACAAGTGACCATgatcacttgaaatgtggctaggaTGCCTGAGgaactggattttaaattttgtttacttttaattaatttaaataactgTATATGACCAGAGGCTCCTGTGTGAGACAGGACACTGGAGACACTTGGGCCTGTCGGACTTTAATGGAATAAAAGAGCTCCCACACACCAGGTTAGAGCTCTCCTTTAACTTAAAATCTCTGCCATTTTATTCAAGGTGAAGAACTAAATTAGATGGCAAATAAAGAtggatttgaaaaaaacaacCTTATACACACGAGCTGGGCTCATTGCAGATTTCGCTCAATGGTGTAAATGTTACACTATTTATAATAGACTGTCTGAAATCAGAGGAGAACTCCACAAACAAGGAAACCTGAAGTTGCCATGCATCACTAGCTTACTGCACGCTAGGCAGTGCGCCAGGCACTtacaaattacatttaatttttatgccattttattattttcacaatTTTGTGGATGAGGAGTAGGGGACAGAGTTTATACTACATGTCCGAGATTACTCAGCTCTAACATGGCTGAGCTCAGAATCAAACCTAGCTCTGCCTGACTCAAAGCTCAATACTGTTAAACTACCTCTTTTTACCATAAAAATTggaggtggttttgtttttgtttttgtttttttagaatagtttgctTTAAAATACAGGATACATgcaatgtatttaaaattcaccttggggcgcctgggtggctcggtcagttgggtggctgacttgggctcaggtcataatctcgcagttggtgagttcgagcccggcgtggggctctgtgctgtcagctcagagcctggagcctgcttcggattctgtatctcctctctctctgtccctcccccactcgtgttctgtttctctctgtctctctctctctcaaaaaataaatcaacataaaaaaaaaagttcagttggCATCTCAAATACACACATGCGATACAGAAACCTGGGCGCCTTGATCCTGTACCTCCTGTCTTCCCCATCTTGTTTGGCACCTCTTAGTTCCACAGGCCAAATAACCTAGGAGTAATCTTTGATCCCTCTATTCCTCCTCTCCCAACCCCTCATCCATTCCAGTACGAAGTTCTGTTAATTCTGTCACATCTCAAATCCATCCACTTCTCTCCACTTCCACTGCTGTTTTCCTCCTCTGAACCACAATCACCTTTCCTTTGAGCTGGGGCAAAActctggtctccctgcttccttctggtCTTGATTCCCCAATACAGCCCtagtatatttttgaaaatgtaaactgGATCATGTAAGTCTCCCACTTACAATCTCCCAAGGGCTACCCAACACCCTTAGATATTAATCCAGCCCTTGCCAGGTCCTACAAGTCCCTAAAGGACCTGGCCTTGCCTACCCATCCGACCTTTTCCCTCCTACTGTCCTCCACATTCACTGTCATTTTAGACATTTTGACTTTTCTTCCTATCTCAAACACATCAAGTTCAAGGACTTTTATACCTGTTGTTTTTACTCGGGATGCTCTGCTTCTAAATCTTTGCATGCCTAGCTCTTTCTTGTAACTCAGCTCAAACATGCCCTACCCCAGAGGGTGCCTGAGGCAGAACCATCTAAAATAGACCCCTCTGTTCTAGGTCACTCTCTTAGCCCATTACACTTATTTTCCTTACAGCTCTGTTCACTTTCTGAATTatattatttactcatttatctaTTGTATGTGTATTTCCCCCATTTAAATAAAAGCCCTATGAAAATAGGGGCCTTGTTTTGATCTTACTTTTTGCACCTCTGTGTCCCAGCATCTAGTTATTATTCCAGGCAGATAATGGAAgctcactaaataaatatttgttgaatgaatgacagtGTAGTCACATACTAGCAGCTTCTGACGTGTCCAGCCCAGAGGTTGGGCTTAGCATCAAAAGCACCTGGATACCTGATGAGGAGTTCCTGCTagtccctcccttcctgctgATGGCTCCAAActacctcccacctcccacttcaattctccccaccccacttgtCTTTGTATCTTGGCATGCGctctgtctggctctgtgtttGGATTTTGAATACAGGGTTTGGGCTGTCTTTTATGGTCCTGACTGGGAAACCTGGTATGATCATCCCTCGGTAGTTAGTTGTTCCATTCTCTGGTGCAACGTCACCAAAATTTGGGCAAGACCTCCCCTTAGCAGCCTGTCCAGACCCATGGCGATCTGGGCTTACCAGCCCCCTGCCCGTGGGCAGAGTGAAATGCACATCCGCTTCTGCTCCAGAGGTTTACACCGGCCCAGCCCAAGGAGGCTGAGGAGACCGCCTCGGGCAACAGGAATGTGGCCGTGACAGTGACATCTCAAAGGGACGTTCACTCAGCCACTGAAGTGCTTCGCTCAGACTCGGTGGAATTTATACACAACTGGATACCATGATAAGTTTTACTTTTAAACCCAGTCTACTTAACCTTTAAACTTTGTCTCTGGGAAGCTGGCAGAAAGAGGCTCTTGTGTCTGAAGAGACGACATTTATCTTTAGGCAATTTTGAGTTTAGCCAGGAAGGAGCAGTCTTTCGTTGTCCCCAGTGGGGATCGCTCCTGTTCCACATACAGCGCACCCcctttccttcttgtttcttctGGCACCCCCCCCCGAACTCCCTCCCTTCTTAAACTTGTTGGAAGTGGGGCGCTtattcagtttcctcttctacttCACGTAATAGTAATCAACATTGGCAAAACTCTTCATGCTAAGCAATGAACTCTTTCCGCGGTCCTAAGATTGGGTGCCATTAAGTTTTACGAATAAGAAACGGACTCAGAGTTTACAAAATGTTCTGGGCATCCAACGAGGAGGTGTTCAGAGTCACGACTTCGAACAAGGTTTTAGCCTCCCGTCCCTCAACTCATTTAAATGCGGAGGTTCACCGATCGGGCGCAGGGCAGGCTGCGGAAGCCTGGGGATCCAAAGCGGGTGAGAAGCATCCTGCCCCGCGCGTCAGCTGGTAAAGGAGACAGCCTCAGGCATCCGCGCAAAACAGCCGACGGGGCGTACCAGCAGGAGTCGGTGGCTCCCGGGAAGGGAAGAACTCAGACCCCGAGGTCAGAAAGGCACCAGGGCAGAAGCAGCAGACCCGGTGACGAGTCGCGTCCGCCGGCTCCCCTCCCCGTCCCGGGACTGGGGCTGCCCTTCCCTCGGCGGGGACCGGGCTCGCGGGGGCAACCTAAACCCGACGCCCGTGCGGCCTGGAAGGGCCCCGGCGCTGCGCGGGCCACGGAGTCCAAGGCCTACGCGGAGTTTGGGAGCAGAAGCGGAGAAAACCCTCACCTCGTGGTGGTTGTGGACCGTCCCGGCAGGCGGCAGTCCCCTCGGGCTTTCCGCTCTAGAAGTGCAGCCCCAGCTGCGGAGCGCGCGCTCCAGGGCGCCGGCAGGCGCGGGAGTGCGGCCGGGAGGGCGCGGAGTGCGCGGGGGCGCGGGCGTGCGGACGGGGGAGCGCGGAGTGCGCGGGGGCGCGGGCGTGCGGACGGGGGAGCGCGGAGTGCGCGGGGGCGTGCGCGCGTGCAGGCGGGAGGGCGCGGAGTGCGCGCGGACGGGAGCGCGGAAGTGCCGGCGGCGCGGGAGTGCGCTTCCCTCCGGGCGTCAGCTGCGCGCTCTCTGAGGCTAGGAGTTGGCTTTTGTAAAGGCGGCATCCGAACGGGAAATGGAACGTAGATGGTGTCTCAGCTTCCCGACCCGGCGGAGTCCAGCTCCAAGAAACGGAAACGTCTGCAAGAGCTGAGTGGGGCCGGGGAGAGGTTTGTGAGACTCCGGGCGGTGCGGTGTGGTATTTGCAGCGGGGCCTCTGGCTTTGATCTGGGCTCTCGCCTGCCTTGCTGAGTCCTCgtgccccacctccccaccccccctctctttttaaataaagtgacgGGAGATTGCTCCGCGTTATTTCTGTTGCAAGGGTGGCAGCGATGCTCTTTTCGTCTTTCTGCATCCTAAGCGGAAAGAAGTCTCTGCTTCTCGTCTTGATTCAACAAACAACACAGGTGCACTACCCATGGGGTAAAGTTAGAGAAACTTGGGAGTCAAAatgcatacacattttaaaatttgatagcTATTGCTTAATAACTTTGCGGAGAGATTTATACACCCCTCCCTGGAGTTGTAGGACAGTGCTTGCCTTCTGTGCCCTTGCCAACCGTGCTTCGCCTAACACCTTCTAATAAAGATCAGGGTGGTATCAGGAATCTGAGCCGAAAATGCCAAATACCCACACACTAAAATTTTTGTCCCCCTGTGACTTCAGTCATTCTTTTGTGGATTCAGTGAACTGCATTGAACAACTGCTAAGAGGCAGACGTTGTGCAAGACACAGGCAATGCAGcaatgaaaaaaacagacaaaggatCTACCTTCGAGTACTTCATTCCTAGTGTGGGagataaagataataaagaacaaataaagtaTTGTGTGTGAGAtggtgctatggagaaaaaacatGGAGAGGGTTACAGTGCAGGGCGTTTCACCGTTATAAATATGGTGGGGAGGAAAGATTTCACTGGGTCAGTGACATTTGAGTaaagatctgaagcaggtgaAGGAGAGAGTGGTTATGGGGCCAGGGAAGAATGGTTCAGGCAGGGGAAGCAGTAGGTACAAACCCCAGGGAGGTGGGAACATATTTGCCATGAATGGATGGTGTGGCTGGAGCAGTAAGGGTAGGGGGGAGGTCTTAAGAAATGAGATCAGAGGAAGAATGGCATGGGCCTGAAGCCTACTGTAATGTTTAACTTAAGCAGGaagctgcattttatttttttttaaattttatttattatgtatgtatgtgtgtatgtatgtatgtatttttgagagagagagtgagagcgagcaggggagggacagagtgagaaagagaatcccaagcaggctctgtgctgtcaacatggagAGTGATGTGGAGCTCggtctcatgaaccctgagatcacgacctgacccgaaatcaagagtctgacacttaaccaactgagccacccaggcatcctttattttgtttttaaaaaatgtttatttattttgagagaaagagtgagagaggcaggcagagaatcccaagtggggttcgatcccacaatcagtgagatcatgacctgagccgagacagagtgacagtcaactgactgagccacccaggtgcctcaa encodes the following:
- the LOC131493672 gene encoding interferon-induced protein with tetratricopeptide repeats 5-like, coding for MPPLQKPTPSLRERAADARREAHSRAAGTSALPSARTPRPPACTRARPRALRAPPSARPRPRALRAPPSARPRPRALRALPAALPRLPAPWSARSAAGAALLERKARGDCRLPGRSTTTTSEMPKDPLKAILLELECHFTWNLLKEDILFDVENTIGQQLEFLTTESRLTLYNLLAYVKHLKGQNEDALACLEQAEDITWREHPDKEEIRRLVTWGNYAWVYYHMDQLKEAQRHLDKIGAVCKKRSSPSDYKLESPEIECEKGWAFLKFGGKYYQKAKAAFEKALEVEPDNPEFSIGYAITVYRLDDGNRGGPARSLSLGPLRKAVTLNPDNAYMKVLLALKLQDVRAEAEGERYVEEILDQIASQPYVLRYAAKFYRRKKSWDEALGLLKKGLKATPTSSFLHHQMGLCYRAQMIQVKKDTCNRPKGEDKLRVDRLIAMALSHFKAAVERDSTFAFAYTDLANMYAEGGQYSKAEDVFQKALHLENIIDDHRHQIHYYYGRFQEFHCKSESTAIHHYVEALKLRDRSLLRTKLTSALKKLAVKRLSHDASDVQSLCALGFVYKLEGEKRQAAEFYAWAQRIDPENAESLAALCELRLCI